In uncultured Methanobacterium sp., a genomic segment contains:
- the mmp10 gene encoding methyl coenzyme M reductase-arginine methyltransferase Mmp10 (Mmp10 (methanogenesis marker protein 10) is a cobalamin-requiring radical SAM methyltransferase that creates the methylarginine modification to methyl coenzyme M reductase.), which produces MQIIADVGGIPGKDCRGFCKYCYFRKVKGEDPLGCKSCPPGTFGCQQCTSGVRETKNEFIPPFMVINSVKTSLMMGNFRDDDLKINISGGGDVSCYPHLRDITSAFSQWEIPIHLGYTSGKGIDNPQMASDLISQGVEEVTFTVFSTNPQLRKTWMGDKNPQASLDALKRFSEGCEVHAAAVIVPGVNDGEALRQTCADLEKWGTKAFILMRFANYRNQGLILGNEPIIEGVEPHNLQEFEELVRSINQEFSLRVTGTPVCDPENDSPFALTHKKNLHYLEILSNVTSEATILTSKIAKPYIERVFNAIGASDLVNVVAADQDIACLITQRDLEDLDLADLKDTVLIPGRAFVHDKTATEILSRDGIERIVARGPDKLSVDGEMSGTLSQNDVLKTELIAFEELIEAINFFGVRVN; this is translated from the coding sequence ATGCAAATAATCGCAGATGTGGGTGGAATCCCTGGAAAAGACTGCAGAGGCTTCTGCAAATACTGTTATTTTAGGAAAGTTAAAGGAGAAGATCCTTTGGGGTGCAAATCCTGCCCTCCTGGTACTTTCGGTTGTCAGCAGTGCACTTCAGGAGTTAGAGAAACAAAAAACGAATTCATTCCCCCATTTATGGTTATTAACTCTGTTAAAACATCTCTGATGATGGGAAATTTCCGTGATGATGACCTTAAAATAAATATCAGTGGAGGAGGAGATGTGAGTTGTTATCCTCACCTCCGGGATATTACCTCTGCATTTTCCCAGTGGGAAATTCCTATCCATTTAGGTTACACTAGTGGAAAAGGTATTGACAACCCTCAAATGGCGAGTGATCTCATATCCCAGGGAGTAGAAGAGGTTACATTCACTGTTTTTTCAACCAACCCCCAACTTCGGAAAACTTGGATGGGTGATAAGAATCCTCAGGCATCTCTTGATGCTTTGAAGAGATTTTCTGAAGGTTGTGAGGTACACGCAGCTGCAGTAATCGTTCCCGGTGTTAATGATGGTGAAGCATTACGCCAAACATGCGCTGATCTGGAAAAATGGGGTACTAAGGCATTCATTCTAATGAGATTTGCCAACTACCGCAACCAGGGACTCATACTGGGGAATGAACCCATAATTGAAGGGGTTGAACCACATAACCTGCAGGAGTTTGAAGAACTGGTACGCAGCATAAACCAGGAATTCAGCCTTAGAGTAACTGGTACACCAGTCTGTGATCCTGAAAATGACTCACCATTTGCGTTAACTCATAAGAAAAACCTACATTACCTGGAAATATTATCCAATGTAACCTCTGAAGCAACCATATTAACCAGTAAAATTGCTAAACCCTACATTGAACGTGTCTTCAATGCCATTGGGGCTTCAGATCTGGTAAATGTGGTGGCTGCTGACCAGGATATTGCATGTCTCATTACCCAGCGAGATCTTGAGGATTTAGACCTTGCTGATCTGAAAGATACTGTGTTAATCCCTGGAAGGGCTTTTGTCCATGATAAAACAGCAACTGAAATCCTCAGCAGAGATGGTATCGAACGCATCGTAGCCAGAGGTCCAGATAAACTCAGTGTTGACGGGGAAATGAGTGGTACCTTAAGCCAGAATGATGTGCTTAAAACAGAATTAATAGCCTTTGAAGAGTTAATTGAAGCTATAAATTTCTTTGGGGTGCGTGTTAATTAA
- a CDS encoding methyl-coenzyme M reductase glutamine C-methyltransferase: MTKNLKITVLTPEFYSYGALLIAGILKDQGYSVKLQKGFGKVIDADIVFISLQSTIHLIKYQQEISSINAFKIVGGPVTLTPELIMDYLSVDLVVVGEGEDTVYNILKFLKTHSSYQISDFKDIPGVAFKANNQTVITEKSNPCCLKRPLPFIPPEISRENIRGANVYLETHRGCPGNCGFCGVPCLFGRKVRSRPLEDILNEVKYMLSKGAQRIAISGGTGSLYGSKKFKSVDEQSFVELLREISKLTGPRNLIIPDIRADLTSDEIMEAVKNYSRGWVFFGIESGSDRVLRHMKKGITVDQVHEAVEMARKHGVKIGGSFIVAYPGEEEEDYYDTIDLADELMLDDYFVSIAEPIPGTLLGEEISKLSMEDNLLFQDSLKYKRYGLSIAEERALDFMMDSYIFRSFPTAMSQKLMRDLQNEVKSQGKHIKSIIPLLKNRSST, from the coding sequence ATGACTAAAAATTTAAAGATAACCGTTTTAACACCAGAATTCTACAGTTATGGGGCTCTTTTAATAGCTGGAATACTTAAAGATCAGGGATACTCTGTTAAACTGCAAAAAGGTTTTGGGAAAGTAATTGATGCAGATATTGTTTTTATAAGCCTTCAATCTACCATCCACCTAATAAAATATCAACAGGAAATATCATCAATAAATGCTTTTAAAATAGTGGGAGGTCCAGTAACTCTCACCCCTGAACTGATCATGGATTACCTATCGGTGGATCTGGTGGTAGTTGGAGAGGGGGAGGATACTGTATATAATATATTGAAATTTTTAAAAACCCATTCTTCATACCAAATATCTGATTTTAAGGATATTCCCGGTGTTGCATTTAAAGCAAACAACCAGACTGTTATCACTGAAAAAAGCAATCCTTGTTGTCTTAAAAGACCATTACCTTTTATTCCACCTGAAATATCCCGTGAAAACATTAGAGGAGCTAATGTTTATCTTGAGACTCATCGTGGTTGTCCTGGAAATTGTGGTTTCTGTGGAGTACCCTGTTTATTCGGCAGAAAGGTGAGAAGCCGCCCACTTGAGGACATACTGAATGAAGTTAAATACATGTTGAGCAAGGGAGCTCAACGTATAGCCATAAGTGGAGGTACTGGCTCTCTTTACGGCAGTAAAAAGTTCAAAAGTGTGGATGAACAATCTTTCGTTGAACTTTTACGTGAAATATCTAAACTTACAGGCCCTAGAAACCTTATTATACCTGATATTCGGGCGGATTTAACCAGTGATGAAATTATGGAAGCCGTGAAAAATTACAGTAGGGGTTGGGTATTTTTTGGTATTGAATCAGGTAGTGACCGTGTTCTTCGCCATATGAAAAAGGGAATTACTGTGGATCAGGTTCATGAAGCTGTGGAGATGGCCCGTAAACATGGTGTGAAGATTGGAGGTTCATTCATAGTGGCATATCCTGGGGAAGAAGAGGAAGACTACTATGATACCATAGATCTTGCTGATGAGTTAATGTTGGATGATTATTTCGTGAGCATCGCCGAACCAATCCCTGGAACTCTCCTCGGAGAGGAAATATCCAAATTATCTATGGAAGATAACTTATTATTCCAGGATAGCTTGAAATATAAAAGATATGGTTTGAGTATAGCTGAAGAGCGTGCTCTGGATTTTATGATGGATTCCTACATATTTAGAAGTTTTCCAACTGCAATGTCACAAAAACTCATGAGAGACCTTCAAAATGAAGTTAAATCCCAGGGAAAACATATAAAAAGTATTATTCCACTACTGAAAAATCGATCCTCAACTTAA
- a CDS encoding cation diffusion facilitator family transporter, translated as MIRILKMDMTNKNQLKKDRLIKGQRAAKYSTLTNLCLSIIKGFFGLMSGSVALIADSIHSFSDIFASLAVYIGLKLSQKKPDEKFPYGYYKAETMASLIVAVIILFGGLEIALQSLNGIIDPQPLKLPLFAFLVAVISVAASLLLTRYEHRIGNEIKSPALMSDAKHSLIDVFSSLLVFTGILTSYMGYLSFQGVAGLMVALLIIWMGLKIGKNAVLVLMDASIDPRIIHQIKGAALAVEGVEGVNGVKVRSSGSYLLGELHLETKKNLSVEKAHEISDKVEEMVRKDVEKLETLLVQVEPVKKDLIRFALPLETRDGLNLVPSTHFGKVPYFLIWEVHSGEIKNYQIKDNPAQYLEKKRGIKTAEFLVNENVDVLLGEEVGESPRYALSGKVIHFISPEGNKTEEIVLNTRNIIL; from the coding sequence ATGATTAGGATACTGAAAATGGACATGACAAATAAAAACCAGTTAAAAAAGGATAGATTAATAAAGGGGCAAAGGGCAGCAAAGTATTCCACTTTAACTAATCTTTGTCTAAGTATTATTAAAGGATTTTTTGGGTTAATGTCTGGAAGTGTAGCCCTTATTGCAGATTCAATTCATTCATTTTCCGATATATTCGCTTCTTTGGCTGTTTACATTGGTTTAAAACTTTCCCAGAAAAAACCGGATGAAAAATTTCCATATGGGTACTATAAGGCAGAAACAATGGCTTCGCTCATAGTGGCGGTGATTATTCTTTTCGGTGGCCTGGAAATAGCATTACAATCATTGAATGGAATAATTGATCCTCAACCATTGAAGTTACCTTTATTTGCCTTTTTAGTCGCTGTTATATCAGTCGCTGCATCCCTCCTTTTAACTCGTTATGAACATAGGATAGGGAATGAAATTAAATCCCCTGCACTTATGAGTGATGCTAAACACAGTCTCATTGATGTTTTTTCATCTTTACTGGTTTTTACAGGGATATTAACATCATATATGGGGTATTTAAGTTTTCAGGGTGTTGCTGGACTTATGGTAGCTCTTTTGATTATATGGATGGGTTTGAAAATTGGTAAAAATGCAGTTCTGGTACTGATGGATGCATCAATTGATCCAAGGATTATACATCAAATAAAAGGTGCTGCTTTAGCTGTGGAGGGGGTTGAAGGAGTTAATGGTGTTAAGGTGAGAAGTTCCGGCTCATATCTGCTTGGAGAACTTCATCTGGAGACTAAAAAAAATTTATCAGTGGAAAAAGCTCATGAAATATCGGATAAAGTGGAAGAAATGGTTCGAAAAGACGTTGAAAAACTGGAAACATTACTGGTACAAGTGGAACCTGTTAAAAAAGATTTGATCCGGTTTGCTCTTCCCCTTGAAACTAGGGATGGTTTGAACTTGGTTCCATCAACTCATTTTGGTAAAGTGCCCTACTTTCTTATCTGGGAGGTTCATAGTGGGGAGATAAAAAACTACCAGATTAAGGATAATCCTGCCCAGTATTTGGAAAAAAAGAGAGGAATAAAAACTGCAGAATTTTTGGTTAACGAAAATGTGGATGTGCTTTTAGGAGAAGAAGTGGGCGAAAGTCCCAGATATGCACTTTCAGGAAAAGTTATCCATTTTATCAGTCCTGAGGGTAATAAAACAGAAGAAATAGTGTTAAATACAAGAAATATAATCCTTTGA
- a CDS encoding Mrp/NBP35 family ATP-binding protein: MGTDSEEDQKKLLMQQEITIVKRMSHISHKIAVMSGKGGVGKSTVSVNLAAAFALKNYQTGILDVDLHGPDVPHMLGVENAILEQSPLGILPVKARDNLKALSIEFMLPVKGSPIIWRGPKKTGAIRQLLSDVSWGNLDVLVIDNPPGTGDEPLTVLQSISPLDGVVMVTTPQGVAGEDVRKCVNMVKGLNIPILGIIENMSGFTCPHCHEEINIFGKGAGKQLAEELDVPYLGSLPMETGVGENSDQGKPFILENSDSEISKKFIKIVSKIEDKVFNSKK; encoded by the coding sequence ATGGGCACAGATTCAGAAGAAGATCAGAAAAAACTCTTAATGCAGCAGGAAATCACCATAGTAAAACGTATGAGTCATATCAGTCATAAAATAGCAGTTATGAGTGGTAAAGGTGGTGTGGGGAAATCAACAGTATCAGTTAATCTGGCAGCAGCTTTCGCTTTGAAGAATTACCAGACTGGTATCCTTGATGTGGATCTGCATGGTCCTGATGTTCCCCATATGTTAGGGGTGGAAAATGCAATTTTAGAACAGTCACCACTGGGAATATTACCTGTAAAAGCCAGGGATAACCTCAAAGCTCTATCAATTGAGTTCATGCTACCGGTCAAGGGTTCTCCCATTATTTGGAGGGGACCTAAAAAGACAGGAGCTATAAGGCAATTATTATCTGATGTTTCATGGGGAAACCTGGATGTACTGGTAATTGATAATCCACCTGGAACTGGTGATGAACCGTTAACCGTCCTGCAATCTATCAGTCCACTGGATGGGGTGGTCATGGTCACCACTCCCCAGGGAGTTGCGGGTGAAGATGTACGTAAATGTGTTAATATGGTTAAAGGATTGAACATCCCTATCTTGGGAATCATAGAGAACATGTCTGGGTTTACCTGCCCTCATTGCCATGAAGAAATCAATATTTTTGGTAAAGGTGCAGGAAAACAACTGGCAGAAGAATTGGATGTACCCTACTTGGGAAGTTTACCCATGGAGACCGGGGTGGGAGAAAACTCAGACCAGGGAAAACCATTTATTCTGGAGAATTCTGATTCTGAAATATCTAAAAAATTCATTAAAATAGTTTCCAAGATTGAAGATAAAGTATTTAATTCAAAAAAGTAA
- a CDS encoding NifB/NifX family molybdenum-iron cluster-binding protein, which yields MDVICVPSLGNEGLKGEVSQHLGKTPYFVLIKWENDQIEKFKVLESGSKHLGGRITPGEFIAGSGANILLCGNLGQKAVQMIEKAGIEVYVGASGTVIESLQSWADGKLKQASKDTACAENH from the coding sequence ATGGATGTAATATGTGTTCCCAGTCTTGGAAATGAAGGTTTAAAGGGAGAGGTGTCCCAGCATCTGGGAAAGACACCTTACTTTGTGTTGATCAAATGGGAAAATGACCAAATAGAAAAATTCAAGGTATTGGAAAGCGGATCAAAACACTTGGGGGGAAGGATTACTCCCGGTGAATTTATCGCAGGTTCTGGAGCTAACATACTCTTGTGTGGAAATCTAGGCCAAAAAGCGGTGCAAATGATTGAAAAAGCTGGCATTGAGGTTTATGTTGGTGCATCAGGAACAGTCATAGAATCACTGCAAAGTTGGGCAGATGGTAAATTAAAACAGGCCAGTAAAGATACTGCATGTGCGGAGAATCATTAG
- a CDS encoding metallophosphoesterase, producing MRRILQYTMFISLFFVGFLVLNYYVFMGMSFLLGLPMDTGFYIVMIIAAISYPVATLIERTVSNNITRVFYTAASAWMGISFYLLFLLIIYLIISWFVPVPRESAGILIAILVTVISGYSIYNSYTLKLTKLEIPLKGLNEDIRAVHLSDIHIGSVRNSGYMDRIVNETNKLNPDVVFITGDMVDGSARLHKHTFKAIDNLKMPVFFVTGNHETYEGLDEVFRVLKDTNLRILQGELVDFKGIQVIGVGYYYGKKHLKNTLAKLEIDSEKPSVLLYHLPQELENAHEAGIDLQLSGHTHNGQMIPFNFLVKLMFPYMQGLYDYKGTKLYVSQGTGTWGPPMRLGSRCEMTLISLKPETS from the coding sequence ATGAGAAGAATCCTGCAGTACACCATGTTTATATCCCTATTTTTCGTGGGATTTTTAGTCCTGAACTATTATGTTTTTATGGGAATGTCATTTCTCTTGGGTTTGCCCATGGATACTGGATTTTACATAGTAATGATAATTGCTGCAATTTCCTATCCTGTTGCCACCCTGATTGAACGTACAGTTTCCAACAACATCACTCGAGTATTCTACACTGCAGCATCAGCATGGATGGGAATCTCCTTTTATCTTTTGTTTTTGCTGATCATCTACTTGATAATCTCCTGGTTTGTTCCAGTTCCCCGTGAAAGTGCCGGTATTTTAATAGCAATACTGGTAACGGTTATCAGTGGATATTCCATCTATAATAGCTACACTTTGAAACTTACAAAACTGGAAATACCCTTAAAAGGTTTAAATGAAGATATAAGGGCGGTTCACCTGTCAGACATTCACATTGGTTCTGTTAGAAACTCCGGTTATATGGATAGGATTGTCAATGAGACCAACAAACTAAATCCGGATGTGGTTTTCATAACTGGAGACATGGTTGATGGTAGTGCCAGACTGCATAAACATACATTCAAAGCAATAGATAATCTAAAAATGCCAGTATTTTTTGTTACAGGTAATCATGAAACCTATGAAGGCTTGGACGAAGTTTTCCGGGTTCTGAAAGACACCAATCTGAGGATACTTCAGGGAGAACTGGTTGACTTTAAAGGAATACAGGTAATTGGTGTTGGATATTATTATGGGAAGAAACACCTTAAAAACACACTTGCGAAGCTGGAAATTGACAGTGAAAAACCATCAGTACTGCTTTACCACCTTCCCCAGGAGTTAGAGAATGCCCATGAAGCAGGCATTGATCTGCAGCTTTCGGGCCACACTCACAATGGGCAAATGATACCATTTAATTTTCTGGTAAAGCTGATGTTCCCTTACATGCAGGGGTTGTATGATTACAAAGGAACTAAATTATACGTATCCCAGGGTACTGGTACTTGGGGGCCTCCCATGAGATTGGGTTCAAGGTGTGAGATGACTTTAATATCTTTAAAACCAGAAACCAGTTAA
- a CDS encoding methanogenesis marker 7 protein — protein MYETLTYTGGVHKHEEITELIEDLGGFVLQETTSQMDLVLTLAVPVEDVEKVEEKSSELLGKIKRAPMAGTEIAIVSPTLARQHLPHSACDISEYLRRYGAKDNMIGLSRGAGKGISRISEDEKRLIGEHDLAVFALGSFRECLMNKTHLFADIDIPVVVTGAPEMDVEDIPGATAYVSGLGRIPRRLKRGENIRALRNLVDVVEDILDNRRKEMMDDPPIVPSILVKTEIENQIEAVKEIYSPAPIVSQLDGVRVKLNYDQYKDQVAEVIVDDYRLGDVSEIKKSLMYDYILVKLLPETSII, from the coding sequence ATGTACGAAACCTTAACTTATACTGGCGGAGTTCACAAACACGAAGAGATTACTGAGCTTATCGAGGATTTGGGAGGTTTCGTTTTGCAGGAAACCACCAGTCAGATGGATCTGGTCCTCACCCTGGCAGTGCCAGTGGAAGATGTGGAGAAGGTTGAGGAAAAATCCAGTGAACTTCTGGGGAAAATTAAAAGAGCTCCCATGGCAGGAACAGAGATTGCCATTGTATCCCCCACACTGGCCCGACAGCACCTACCTCACTCTGCCTGTGATATCTCAGAGTACCTCCGACGCTACGGGGCTAAGGATAACATGATAGGCCTATCTCGAGGGGCAGGTAAGGGAATATCACGCATTTCAGAAGATGAGAAAAGACTCATTGGAGAGCACGATCTAGCTGTTTTTGCCCTGGGAAGCTTCAGGGAATGTCTCATGAACAAAACTCACCTTTTCGCAGATATTGACATTCCAGTGGTGGTTACCGGTGCTCCAGAGATGGATGTGGAGGACATACCAGGGGCCACAGCTTATGTTAGTGGATTGGGCAGAATCCCCCGTCGTTTAAAAAGAGGGGAAAACATTCGTGCCCTTAGGAACCTGGTAGATGTTGTTGAGGACATCCTGGATAATCGTCGTAAAGAGATGATGGATGACCCACCTATAGTTCCATCCATACTGGTGAAAACCGAAATTGAAAACCAGATAGAAGCAGTAAAGGAGATATATTCCCCTGCACCAATAGTCAGTCAGCTGGATGGAGTGAGGGTTAAATTGAACTATGACCAGTACAAGGATCAGGTTGCCGAGGTAATTGTGGATGATTACCGTCTGGGTGATGTCTCTGAGATTAAAAAATCTCTGATGTACGATTACATTCTGGTGAAACTACTGCCCGAAACTTCCATAATCTAA
- a CDS encoding TRAM domain-containing protein translates to MFGADEPPKTAPIKEGEEYEVKIEDLGKEGDGITRIEGFVVFVPETEVGEEIKVRITSVRRRFAFAEKVPE, encoded by the coding sequence TTGTTTGGAGCAGATGAACCCCCAAAAACGGCCCCTATTAAAGAAGGGGAGGAATATGAGGTTAAAATTGAAGATTTAGGTAAGGAAGGCGATGGAATCACAAGAATTGAAGGTTTCGTGGTCTTTGTGCCTGAAACAGAGGTGGGTGAAGAGATCAAGGTTCGAATAACCTCGGTGCGGAGAAGATTCGCCTTTGCCGAGAAGGTTCCGGAATAA
- the comB gene encoding 2-phosphosulfolactate phosphatase, whose translation MQVSLSFERSISKDVAIMVDVLRASTTISVALEKIPNIIPTLEIEEALALAPKHQAFLAGERGGATIEGFDVGNSPIEIQKLHGETLIITTSNGTRILEGISGRALIGSFINAKAVARKAREIAADHIEVVMAGVRGQFAIEDFLGAGAIISHLQDQELDEKAQAACLAIENHEMVDRAVKNSRSARNLNKLGFGEDVDFCLQRDKLKIVPEFKDGLIRILE comes from the coding sequence ATGCAGGTTTCCCTGAGTTTTGAGAGATCAATTTCTAAAGATGTGGCCATTATGGTCGATGTACTGCGTGCCAGCACCACCATAAGTGTGGCCCTGGAAAAAATCCCCAATATAATCCCCACCCTGGAAATAGAAGAAGCCCTTGCACTGGCACCAAAACATCAAGCTTTCCTTGCGGGTGAAAGGGGAGGGGCAACTATTGAAGGATTCGATGTTGGCAATTCCCCCATTGAAATCCAGAAATTACATGGCGAAACCCTGATCATCACCACCAGCAATGGAACCCGAATTTTAGAAGGTATCAGTGGTCGTGCACTGATCGGTTCTTTTATAAATGCAAAAGCCGTAGCAAGGAAGGCTAGGGAAATTGCTGCGGATCATATTGAAGTGGTTATGGCCGGAGTAAGAGGCCAATTTGCCATAGAAGATTTTCTGGGTGCCGGTGCAATAATTTCCCACCTGCAGGATCAGGAACTGGATGAAAAGGCACAGGCAGCATGCCTGGCGATTGAAAACCATGAAATGGTTGATCGAGCGGTTAAAAACTCCAGATCAGCAAGGAATCTAAATAAACTAGGATTTGGGGAAGATGTGGATTTCTGCCTCCAGCGGGATAAATTAAAAATAGTGCCTGAATTTAAAGATGGATTAATCAGAATTTTAGAATAA
- a CDS encoding TraB/GumN family protein, whose translation MAPDNLKIIGTAHVSEKSVEEVKNTIIECEPDIVAVELDAARYQNLLNEKNGVQEDKEIKIREILKNNNFTMFLVSGFLSYFQKKIGEEVGVKPGSEMMAAAEAATEAGAKIALIDRDIQITLKRALNRMSFWEKAKFVYSIIASFFSSDEAIEDIEDIKQGDALEEVMGYFQEMSPRAYEVLVAERDAYMAQRLLDLEGNVVAVVGAGHKKGIQKNMENPQDIPPLYQLVELKEPRISASKIILFAIPVIFILIFVFAFLKGINIQSGILEFVLLTGGFACAGSLLAGSKIPSAITAFIVAPFTAIHPLLAAGWFAGIVEAKYRGVSMEDLANLPKSESLRDMWNNRLFRILLVVVGANIGTTIGVFLSIPNVLMPLINKLMGM comes from the coding sequence ATGGCACCAGACAATTTAAAAATTATTGGTACAGCTCACGTATCAGAAAAGAGTGTGGAAGAAGTAAAAAACACCATAATAGAGTGTGAACCAGATATCGTGGCAGTTGAACTTGACGCCGCCCGTTACCAGAACCTCCTCAATGAAAAAAATGGTGTTCAAGAGGATAAAGAGATAAAGATAAGGGAAATTTTAAAGAATAACAATTTCACCATGTTCCTGGTGAGCGGTTTCTTAAGCTACTTCCAGAAAAAAATTGGAGAAGAAGTAGGGGTTAAACCAGGCTCAGAGATGATGGCTGCTGCAGAAGCTGCCACCGAAGCTGGGGCTAAAATAGCCCTTATTGACAGGGACATCCAGATCACCCTCAAACGGGCCTTGAATCGTATGAGCTTCTGGGAAAAGGCTAAATTCGTTTACAGCATCATAGCATCATTTTTCAGTAGCGATGAGGCCATTGAAGATATTGAAGATATAAAACAGGGAGATGCCCTGGAGGAAGTAATGGGATACTTCCAGGAGATGTCCCCCCGCGCCTATGAAGTTCTGGTAGCTGAAAGAGATGCATATATGGCCCAGAGACTCCTTGATCTTGAGGGAAATGTGGTAGCTGTGGTAGGGGCAGGTCATAAAAAGGGTATCCAGAAGAACATGGAAAATCCCCAGGACATACCCCCACTTTACCAGCTGGTGGAATTAAAAGAACCAAGGATCAGTGCCAGTAAAATTATTTTATTCGCAATTCCAGTGATATTCATATTAATATTCGTATTTGCATTCCTTAAGGGAATCAACATCCAATCCGGAATTCTGGAGTTCGTCCTGCTAACTGGAGGGTTTGCCTGTGCAGGGTCCCTTTTAGCTGGATCCAAAATCCCATCGGCAATTACCGCGTTCATAGTAGCCCCATTCACCGCAATACACCCACTTCTGGCTGCAGGATGGTTTGCAGGAATAGTGGAGGCTAAATATAGGGGAGTGTCCATGGAGGACCTGGCTAACTTACCCAAGAGCGAAAGCCTACGTGATATGTGGAATAATAGATTGTTTAGAATACTGCTGGTGGTGGTGGGAGCCAATATTGGAACCACTATCGGAGTCTTCTTATCCATACCCAACGTTCTCATGCCTTTGATCAACAAGTTAATGGGTATGTGA
- a CDS encoding DUF1922 domain-containing protein, with the protein MYLIFRCDCGRAVYAKKGVARKKCVCGKNLKVAERRIIAKTEDHQTASEKVQELQEEKYGGAYFTTADKL; encoded by the coding sequence ATGTATTTAATATTCAGATGTGACTGTGGACGGGCAGTTTATGCCAAGAAAGGCGTGGCACGGAAAAAATGTGTCTGTGGGAAGAATTTGAAGGTTGCCGAAAGGAGAATCATAGCCAAAACTGAAGACCATCAAACAGCCTCTGAAAAAGTGCAGGAACTTCAGGAAGAAAAATATGGTGGAGCCTACTTTACTACTGCTGATAAACTATGA